Proteins encoded by one window of Dendropsophus ebraccatus isolate aDenEbr1 chromosome 4, aDenEbr1.pat, whole genome shotgun sequence:
- the MRPL11 gene encoding large ribosomal subunit protein uL11m, producing the protein MSKASRAVKAVKKADVSGVIRALIGAGQAAPGPPLGPTLGQRGIPIGQFCKEFNERTKDIIEGVPLRVKIFVNPDRTFEIKIGQPPVSYFLKTAAGIEKGASKTGHEVAGMVTLKQIYEIAVVKSQDEAFVLRDMPLVEVVKSIIGSARSLGIKVVKDLCPEEYGKFLEERKAILQAAAEARLAEAAAAKKK; encoded by the exons ATGTCTAAGGCTTCCCGGGCAGTGAAAGCTGTGAAGAAAGCTGATGTCTCTGGTGTGATTCGAGCACTCATTGGAGCTGGACAGGCGGCTCCAGGACCCCCGCTGGGACCCACCTTGGGACAG AGGGGGATCCCTATTGGTCAGTTTTGTAAGGAGTTCAATGAGAGGACCAAAGACATCATTGAAGGAGTTCCCCTGCGGGTGAAGATCTTTGTTAAT CCTGACAGAACATTTGAAATTAAGATCGGACAGCCCCCTGTGTCCTACTTCTTAAAAACTGCTGCAGGAATAGAGAAAGGAGCCTCAAAGACAG GTCACGAGGTGGCAGGAATGGTAACATTAAAGCAAATCTATGAAATAGCCGTTGTAAAATCTCAAGATGAAGCATTTGTGCTCCGGGATATGCCTCTGGTTGAAGTGGTGAAATCTATTATTGGCAGCGCTCGATCTCTGGGGATCAAAGTTGTCAAAGA TCTGTGTCCAGAAGAGTATGGAAAGTTCCTAGAAGAACGGAAAGCCATTCTTCAAGCAGCCGCTGAAGCCCGGTTAGCAGAGGCCGCAGCAGCTAAGAAGAAGTGA